In Mercenaria mercenaria strain notata chromosome 15, MADL_Memer_1, whole genome shotgun sequence, a single genomic region encodes these proteins:
- the LOC123552627 gene encoding DNA repair protein SWI5 homolog, which yields MDKTAQKRSLKRKHQTPFKSPFQKDSASRVTGNDQQTVEQVKEKLSVINKEIEELKSQGLKEEELHTHIDKLHEYNEIKDIGQLVLGRLGQ from the exons ATGGACAAGACTGCACAAAAGAGATCTCTGAAGAGAAAGCACCAGACACCATTTAAATCACCA TTCCAGAAAGATTCTGCCAGTAGAGTGACGGGGAATGATCAACAAACAGTAGAGCAGGTGAAAGAGAAGTTAAGCGTCATCAACAAAGAGATAGAGGAGTTGAAATCTCA GGGTCTGAAGGAGGAGGAGTTACACACACACATTGATAAACTGCACGAGTACAATGAGATAAAAGATATAGGGCAACTTGTTCTAGGGAGACTTGGTCAGTAG